A window of Sedimentibacter sp. MB31-C6 genomic DNA:
AAAATCAGGATATCTTTTTACTAACTTACTTCCTAATTCGCCCATGTGCATACTTTGATCCTCATCATCTATTCCATTCAACATCTTGATAATTGTCATTTTTATAGTATTCAGGTCTGTCATTGCTTTTTCGTTATCATTTTTATCTAGAAAAATAGAACTTTTATCTAATTTATTATTTTTATTTTCAACTAACATTTCATTCTTGGTTTCATTACCCTTTTCTTGATTTGCATTAATAGTGCTTTTTGATTGAGTTTCATCTAACCCTATATCATTTTTCTCAGATTCAGCCAAAACATCAAGATATTTAAATTGATTACATGATGATATGAAAGGTTTAGGAGTTTTCTTTTCGCCCATACCAACAACAAACATACCTGATTCACGTAATCTAGATGACAATTTTGTAAAATCGCTATCACTAGACACAATACAAAAACCATCTACATTACCAGAATATAGTATATCCATAGCATCAATTATCATTGCTGAATCTGTAGCATTTTTCCCAACTGTATAACCATATTGCTGTATTGGTGAAACTGAATTCTCCAACAACACATCCTTCCACGATGCAGCGTTAGGTTTTGTCCAATCACCGTAAATCCTTTTGTAAGTT
This region includes:
- a CDS encoding NYN domain-containing protein, which codes for MVEEKRFAVLIDADNVSAKYIKYILDEITNYGVATYKRIYGDWTKPNAASWKDVLLENSVSPIQQYGYTVGKNATDSAMIIDAMDILYSGNVDGFCIVSSDSDFTKLSSRLRESGMFVVGMGEKKTPKPFISSCNQFKYLDVLAESEKNDIGLDETQSKSTINANQEKGNETKNEMLVENKNNKLDKSSIFLDKNDNEKAMTDLNTIKMTIIKMLNGIDDEDQSMHMGELGSKLVKRYPDFDVRNYGDTKLSKFLKKFDFLDIHTKGEEGTSLWVSIRENPKVQQQNKNENTNNQQKRRKRTNKKK